Below is a window of Congzhengia minquanensis DNA.
ATCTGCGCCCTTTGATTTGTTCCCCGTGTCATGGATAACGATATAACGTATCGCACTATTTCGTGTGACGCGGTTATATGCGATCTGCTTTTTTTCAATGTTCATTTTTTGCTCACTCCAATCCTGAAACCGTGGGAATCCGCACCCACTTTGTGCCGACCCAAATTAAAATATCCCCAGCATGATATATTGTTTCTATTGCCGAAGGTAAGCCCGTCCCGTCGTAAATACCCAAATAAAATGTCACGGTGTCGTCAGCAGACGTTACGCCAAGCTCAGAAAGGCTGAAAAACGGCGGCGCCGAACCGGGTTGAGGATTAATTGACAAATAACCGACGTTAGCCCCGGCCTCATCGTAAATATTAACAATCGTGTCATAATAAGGGGAGTCCATTAATGGCGGCAAACAATATTCAGGCGGGGTAAAATTAAGCGTATCCGACTGAAGCATTTCATTATCATAGATACGAAACAAATCCGAGACTTTTCCGGTATATTTTACACCGTTTGCAATATCCGCCGATACATAACAGTATGTTCCCGCTTGCGGCGATTTTGGAAGCTCTTCATAACTTGAAATGCTCCCGCCCCAGCGAGAAGATGCGCTTATTTTCTCGTTTACCTGCGTTTTGGTGTAATAGTTCTCCCTTGCCTTAGGCCCGGCAATGCAGATCCACTGGTTGTTTTTCATAAACACAAAATCGCCGGCCTGGAACGATTTCAGTGTTTCCGGGCGCGTATTATTTTTATATATGCCCAGATAAAATATCACGGTATCGGATGGGCTGGATATTCCAAAAATAGACAGCGGATAACCAACGTCTGATTCCGGCACAGTATTTAAAATCAACTCCTGAAGATAGTTTCCCGAAGCGTCATATAAAGCTACGATGTTGTAGGTATGGAGATAATCGCCATAATTTAAGTAGCTTTTTCTAATGCAGGATTCAGGCGGGGTAAATTTCAATCCGTGGAACCCGTCCTCTTCAATGTTTAAAAGGTCCGATGCTTTGCCGGAATATTTCACCCAATTGGCCGAGCTTTTCTGAAGCTGGTAGAGGCTGCCGTCAATTGCATCGGGCAGGTCTTCATATTGATTCACGCTGCCTTTCGGTGTCATTTTAGCGCAATGAAAGCTTCGAACATCTTCCCAGCCGGTTCCGTTCCAAACCATGATATGCTCATATTCTGTGTTTTGAAACGTAAGTTTGCTCTTTTTCTGTTTACAGATGTAAAACGATATGATGTCCGTGTCGTTTCCGTTATAACCGATTGAATAGGCGTCGAATGCAGCAAGGGCCGATGGGTTGCCGGCATTCACTTTCACTTCTGCCAGAAATGTGCCGGACGCAGTGTATAAATACGTGGCAGTTTGGTTGTCCGTGCCGGTAAACGTGTAGTTTTTTATGTTCGCAATAATTGAATCACGCAAATTGCACAAAGCGGGCGCAAGGCCGGTTCCTGCCGTTTCGCCTGCACTTGTAAAATAATCGGAGAACATGCCTTTTGCAAACAGGGCGTCCTCCTGCGGTTTTGAAACGGTTTCCATTACGCCGTAAATGTCTCCCGTTTCGGCATATCCCGGCAGGTCGTCTGCACTTGACACACAGCCGCAGTAGCCGGG
It encodes the following:
- a CDS encoding phage baseplate upper protein, with the translated sequence MITYKLKINYQDPRVMTSDMEFVTGDVGAYRLEFEFYDNGARVDLTDCVLTVKAKRSDGTVLADAGEVQDNLGVFVPKNDIYAVAGELRLEVALADAAKNYITAKVLLATVVEGLGDADNVAQTSASVYVTLLNRVQEQIIAANKLTEDAKSLIDGKLELKADKQTEDGGFAGGQGASTTNGAAIGSGAAATGGGGSVGLGASSTNGGGAIGSNANANAGGAVGSATTVTGYGGAVGNKAKAGAGFSGGNQAAVALGSNGKYIDAIQLGAGTNEAPGTLQVYDYRIMDQDGSITAARLPGYCGCVSSADDLPGYAETGDIYGVMETVSKPQEDALFAKGMFSDYFTSAGETAGTGLAPALCNLRDSIIANIKNYTFTGTDNQTATYLYTASGTFLAEVKVNAGNPSALAAFDAYSIGYNGNDTDIISFYICKQKKSKLTFQNTEYEHIMVWNGTGWEDVRSFHCAKMTPKGSVNQYEDLPDAIDGSLYQLQKSSANWVKYSGKASDLLNIEEDGFHGLKFTPPESCIRKSYLNYGDYLHTYNIVALYDASGNYLQELILNTVPESDVGYPLSIFGISSPSDTVIFYLGIYKNNTRPETLKSFQAGDFVFMKNNQWICIAGPKARENYYTKTQVNEKISASSRWGGSISSYEELPKSPQAGTYCYVSADIANGVKYTGKVSDLFRIYDNEMLQSDTLNFTPPEYCLPPLMDSPYYDTIVNIYDEAGANVGYLSINPQPGSAPPFFSLSELGVTSADDTVTFYLGIYDGTGLPSAIETIYHAGDILIWVGTKWVRIPTVSGLE